Proteins found in one Nevskia ramosa DSM 11499 genomic segment:
- a CDS encoding glycosyltransferase family 9 protein, which produces MKQERGRRRLKLLDRYIGIPVVVLLGVLLALGRRFGRQRAVIRDPRRPLIGILATGAIGDTVIASGMIRDLRAAHPEARILIFTTASNASVADMIPAIDEHIPLRILRPWKAVATLRSQPLDWLIDIGPWPRINALLAGLSRSAATVGFKTPGQHRHYVYDHVVPLRYDCHQLANYGALLKPLAVPSGHAPAVVFDEVVSALVAPQPYAVFHAWPGGYKAELKQWPAIRWVALAQRVHALGYGIVLTGGDADVEDTTELAAAIRVAGVPVDNRAGVCALPQTVSLLKRAAIVVSVDTAVLHLAAAVGVPVIGLHGPSSSLRWGGVGPQVLSIDAIGTDCGYLNLGFEHPSQPPDCMQRIGVGRVYAAVVKLLDQPHAKPAERVASRMLRWERQG; this is translated from the coding sequence ATGAAACAAGAGCGCGGCAGACGGCGGCTGAAACTGCTTGACCGTTACATCGGTATTCCCGTGGTCGTGCTGCTCGGCGTGCTGCTGGCCCTGGGTCGGCGCTTCGGACGCCAGCGGGCCGTGATCCGCGACCCGCGCCGGCCGTTGATCGGCATCCTCGCGACGGGTGCGATCGGCGACACGGTGATCGCCAGCGGCATGATCCGCGACCTGCGCGCGGCGCATCCCGAAGCGCGCATCCTGATCTTCACGACGGCTTCCAATGCCTCGGTCGCCGACATGATTCCGGCGATCGACGAGCACATTCCGCTGCGCATCCTGCGTCCCTGGAAAGCGGTGGCGACGCTGCGCAGCCAGCCGCTCGACTGGCTGATCGACATTGGCCCCTGGCCGCGTATCAACGCCCTGCTCGCCGGCCTGTCGCGCAGCGCGGCGACGGTCGGCTTCAAGACCCCGGGCCAGCATCGTCACTACGTCTACGACCACGTGGTGCCGTTGCGCTACGACTGCCATCAGCTGGCCAACTACGGCGCGCTGCTGAAGCCGCTTGCAGTGCCATCCGGCCATGCTCCGGCCGTGGTGTTCGATGAAGTGGTGTCGGCGCTGGTGGCACCGCAGCCCTATGCCGTGTTCCACGCCTGGCCGGGCGGCTACAAGGCCGAGCTGAAGCAGTGGCCGGCGATCCGCTGGGTGGCGCTGGCGCAGCGAGTTCACGCCCTGGGCTACGGCATCGTGCTGACCGGTGGCGATGCCGATGTCGAAGACACGACCGAGCTGGCCGCCGCGATCCGCGTGGCCGGCGTGCCGGTCGACAATCGCGCCGGTGTCTGCGCGCTGCCGCAGACGGTGTCGCTGCTGAAGCGCGCCGCCATCGTGGTCAGCGTCGATACCGCCGTGCTGCATCTGGCCGCCGCGGTCGGCGTGCCGGTGATCGGCCTGCATGGCCCCAGCTCCTCGCTGCGCTGGGGCGGCGTCGGCCCACAGGTGCTGAGCATCGATGCGATCGGCACCGACTGCGGCTACCTGAACCTCGGCTTCGAGCATCCTTCGCAGCCGCCGGATTGCATGCAGCGCATCGGCGTTGGCCGGGTCTATGCGGCGGTCGTGAAGCTGCTCGATCAGCCTCACGCGAAGCCTGCCGAGCGAGTGGCCAGCCGGATGCTGCGTTGGGAGCGGCAGGGCTGA
- a CDS encoding lipopolysaccharide biosynthesis protein, translating to MAEATSKAQRQLDRALGHAGLARVGSVIAVAGAHVLAVRTLGPAVYGDFVFAESLVFALNLLAIFGSHISVFAIGSRERPATVSTMLSAAASLIGGWLLLELLVMALAQQLFPHSRYADPAWLWLITAAIAGMSLYRVIAELIRIEVGVALANYFSGRGNGFVASLWLLPLLVLALLLGLKLDARDLLAGFAIAQWLGVLIGLVFLLPALRQRTPATALRHKDVIAEMLRRGRSITVTQIAQLTVVSIDVWLLAALAPAYTLGIYGLAKRFATWLIVPVGLVGQSALKHAVAEFREAGRISAELEAAFRRAVRRSWWLVAALVAIAAVLPASWLTAIAGPTAALARPFFVALGLGQLLRLAFGNGGMILSAAGLETENLRAYLVGNVAALVAALAIIPIAGAWGAVAAYSAGTVIAAVLVSRACQRRMDFRCDLLGKR from the coding sequence GTGGCTGAAGCCACCAGCAAGGCCCAACGGCAACTCGACCGCGCGCTCGGCCATGCGGGCCTGGCCAGGGTCGGCAGCGTCATCGCGGTGGCCGGCGCCCATGTGCTTGCGGTGCGGACGCTCGGGCCTGCGGTCTACGGCGATTTCGTGTTCGCCGAATCGCTGGTCTTCGCGCTGAACCTGCTGGCGATCTTCGGCAGCCACATCTCGGTGTTCGCGATCGGCAGCCGCGAACGGCCGGCCACCGTCAGCACGATGCTGAGCGCTGCCGCGAGCCTGATCGGCGGCTGGCTGCTGCTCGAACTGCTGGTAATGGCACTCGCCCAGCAGCTGTTTCCACACAGCCGCTACGCCGATCCGGCCTGGCTATGGCTGATCACGGCGGCGATCGCCGGCATGAGCCTGTATCGGGTGATCGCCGAGCTGATCCGCATCGAGGTCGGCGTGGCGCTGGCCAATTACTTCAGCGGCCGCGGCAATGGCTTCGTCGCCAGCCTCTGGCTGCTGCCGCTGCTGGTGCTGGCGCTATTGCTGGGCCTGAAGCTCGATGCGCGCGACCTGCTCGCCGGCTTCGCGATCGCGCAATGGCTGGGCGTGCTCATCGGCCTCGTCTTCCTGCTGCCGGCCTTGCGCCAGCGAACACCGGCGACCGCGCTGCGTCACAAGGACGTGATCGCCGAGATGCTGCGCCGTGGCCGCAGCATCACCGTCACCCAGATCGCGCAGCTGACTGTGGTCAGCATCGATGTCTGGCTGCTCGCGGCACTGGCACCGGCTTACACGCTCGGCATCTACGGCCTGGCCAAGCGCTTCGCGACCTGGCTGATCGTGCCGGTCGGCCTGGTCGGCCAGTCGGCGTTGAAACATGCCGTGGCCGAGTTCCGCGAGGCAGGGCGGATCAGCGCCGAACTGGAAGCCGCGTTCCGGCGCGCGGTGCGGCGCTCCTGGTGGCTGGTGGCCGCGCTGGTGGCGATTGCGGCGGTGCTACCGGCGTCATGGCTGACGGCAATTGCCGGTCCGACGGCAGCACTGGCGCGGCCGTTCTTCGTCGCGCTCGGACTGGGCCAGCTGCTGCGGCTGGCATTCGGCAACGGCGGCATGATCCTCAGCGCCGCCGGCCTTGAAACCGAGAACCTGCGCGCCTATCTCGTCGGCAATGTCGCCGCACTGGTGGCGGCCCTGGCGATCATTCCGATTGCCGGTGCCTGGGGTGCGGTGGCGGCTTATTCCGCCGGTACCGTGATTGCCGCCGTACTGGTGTCGCGAGCCTGCCAGCGGCGGATGGATTTCCGCTGCGACCTGCTCGGTAAGCGCTAG
- a CDS encoding glycosyl hydrolase family 28-related protein: MSDHALWDRRQFLFAAGMAAPALARAAGKRDRAEAEEPVDEGDADGSDDSVETSNALPQKSVRGYGLSLDDFDADPTGVKDSTRALQTAVDRAAGGCLLIPRGRYRISRPIAIEKSGLAIIGESLRSESLLGSVLFKSDDFKGDALLHAIRDDKVRVHGLSISGITVDGRRQPGSGFRFVNVGNVTLESVVVSGCSDWGVEIDGGFLCSLRGVIAIGNGSFDKGKASGGGVLLAANSRACADARIIDSCFNKNLGAQLRLAGRVDGTSTGPRDRRRVAGLTVLGCQFERPAHDDLRVPVVAVDAAERCSFISCNFVQPRGMNPPCLGLGGAGGWLSDVSFIACYFQYNGKQGAAIRAEAGTRNISFIDARHGGRGRLFDFAATLDPGSIFFNRPPDLARGSGRAALSFPLMAPAVAAGG; encoded by the coding sequence ATGTCTGATCACGCGCTCTGGGATCGCCGCCAGTTCCTGTTCGCCGCCGGAATGGCCGCGCCGGCGCTGGCGCGCGCCGCCGGCAAGCGCGACCGTGCCGAGGCCGAAGAGCCAGTCGACGAAGGCGACGCTGATGGCAGCGACGACAGCGTCGAAACCAGTAATGCGCTGCCGCAGAAATCGGTCCGCGGCTATGGCCTGTCGCTCGACGATTTCGATGCCGATCCGACTGGAGTCAAGGATTCCACCCGCGCGCTGCAGACCGCCGTCGATCGCGCGGCCGGTGGCTGCCTACTGATTCCGCGTGGCCGCTACCGGATCAGCCGGCCGATCGCCATCGAGAAATCCGGCCTGGCGATCATCGGCGAAAGCCTGCGCAGTGAATCGCTGCTCGGCAGCGTGCTGTTCAAGAGCGACGACTTCAAGGGCGATGCACTGCTGCACGCGATACGCGATGACAAGGTCCGCGTCCACGGCCTGTCGATTTCCGGCATCACCGTCGATGGCCGCCGCCAGCCCGGCTCCGGCTTCAGGTTCGTCAACGTCGGCAATGTCACGCTCGAAAGTGTCGTGGTCAGCGGCTGCAGCGATTGGGGTGTCGAGATCGACGGCGGCTTTCTGTGCTCGCTGCGCGGCGTGATCGCGATCGGCAACGGCAGCTTCGACAAGGGCAAGGCCAGCGGCGGCGGTGTGCTGCTGGCCGCCAACAGCCGCGCCTGCGCCGATGCAAGAATCATCGACAGCTGCTTCAACAAGAACCTCGGCGCCCAGCTGCGCCTGGCCGGCCGGGTCGATGGCACGTCGACCGGTCCGCGCGATCGCCGCCGGGTCGCCGGGCTGACCGTGCTCGGCTGCCAGTTCGAGCGGCCGGCGCATGACGATCTGCGGGTGCCCGTGGTTGCGGTCGATGCTGCCGAGCGCTGCAGCTTCATCAGCTGCAATTTCGTCCAGCCGCGCGGCATGAACCCGCCCTGCCTCGGCCTCGGTGGTGCCGGCGGCTGGCTCAGCGATGTCTCGTTCATCGCCTGCTACTTCCAGTACAACGGCAAGCAGGGCGCGGCGATTCGCGCTGAAGCGGGCACGCGCAACATCTCGTTCATCGATGCTCGCCACGGCGGCCGTGGTCGGCTGTTCGACTTCGCGGCGACGCTCGATCCCGGCAGCATCTTCTTCAATCGCCCGCCGGATCTCGCACGCGGCAGCGGCCGTGCAGCGCTGAGCTTTCCGCTGATGGCGCCCGCCGTCGCTGCCGGTGGCTGA